The Pseudomonas sp. MH9.2 genomic interval GTCGAGGATTTCGGCGACCTGTATGCCGAGCTGTATCAGTATTTCCATGCTCACCCCGACCGGTTGTATAACCTTCACCACCGCGAATTCGAAATCCTGCTCTATCGAATTTTTCAAAGTCTGGGCTTTGAGGCGGAGGTAGGCCCGGGTTCGGGAGATGGAGGTGTTGACGTCAAATTGCTTCAACGCGGCCCGCTGGGCGACACCCTCGCCTATGTACAAGCCAAGCGGTATTCGCCATCCCGCCCTATAGGCCTCGAAGCTGTCGCAGCGTTGAGGGGCGTTGTTGCCAACGATGGCGTTGATCGCGGAATATTTGTCACGACTTCTCGTTACCTTCCCAGCGCAGTGACCTTTGCGCATCGGTCATCCGGGGTGCTGGAGCTCAAGACGTCTACCGACGTTGCCCAGTGGTGTCATCAAGCCCAAGGAGGGGGCGTCCGGGACAAATCAATGTTGGTGTCCGACGCTAACTTGCTGTCGGTGCTGCGTGACGTCAATGCGGGCCATGGAAATCATGTTGTGCATGCGCATGGTAGATACAGCACCATTTCGAACGTCTTTGCCCTCGTCCTCAGGGAGACCCTGCATGCGGCATTACTCATGCGCCTTCCGAAGCAGATCACTGGGCAGGATGACCATGGTCTTGAAGGTCACGAAGTACCTGTCCTGAATGACCAGATACTCACGGTGAAAAACTTCGGAACCGTCTTTCGCGCGAAGCGAACGGTAGATGATCGGGGTCGTATTGCTTATTGGGACGGCAGGCATCATTTCGAAACCTGGGATCGCAGACCAACCTTCTTCAGCAACCTCGATTGATGCATGCTTCAGAGCACTCGCTGGGTCTGTCAGACACCCGACGGCCAACGTTACCCACTTGTTCGATAAGCTCGTAGGAAGAGAAACCAGACACCTGGTTTTGAAAACAAGCACGGTGTTGCAGTCAATAAACATGTGATCGGCAACCAGGTACCGGTAGAGGTTCGAGAACTTGACTGGGAACACCTAGTCCAGATGGTCGAACACCATTACGACGCCGGCCGCTCGATCCTGGTGCTTTACCGTAAACGCGACACCAAAAAAGACGCTGAGACAAAGCTAAGCCGCGTCATTGAGCGAGTGCGTGAAGACAAGCGAAGCAAGGAAATCAAGTTTTTGACCTACCACTCCTCGAAGGGCTTGCAGGCCGATGCGGTCTTTTTGCTGGGGGATTGTGAGGTCACCACCTCATCGCCTTCGAGAAACGATTTCTATGCCCAGGCTGGTATGGCGAATCCGGGCGAGCCCTGCGGTTACGACAGAGCACAGCAGCAGGAGGCGCTGCGAACAGCCTACGTCGCGATTACTCGGGCCATAACCTACTGCTATTGGTACATTTCCTGGGACGAAAAGGTACCTGCGTCGGAGAAGGCAAGCCGTTATATCAAGGTGGATCAGCCCTATTGGAATGTCGTGACCCCGCGTCCTGCGCCCCCTTCAGATGGGATCAAACGCAAAGCAGTCAAAGGGCGCTAGCAGGGCCCTTGTTCACCACCATCTAAGCATCTGAAGGCGACATACGGGAATACAGAAAAGAGCAGCGACTGGGCGGTCAGGAGGTTTGAGCGATATCCTCTTCTAGCTCCCGCACAGCCTTGCTGGCTTTGATTTCAAATCGACGCTCCACCTCTGCGTCACTCAGCTTAAGCGCATCATTGCCGAGCCACATGGTAAGTTTCTCGCGCTTCTGATTGATCGTGAGAGCATCGAGATTCGGGATGTAGCCATTATTAGCCTTCATGCCCCTCTGCAGCTCGTAGAAGGTCTTGATCAGAGACTTCGGATGGATCTCACCGCTTGGGCAAAAGCGGTCTCTGAGCTTCCTGACTGTGTGATTGATGGCACGCAACTGGGAGGTCGTGGTGATCTGACAGAAGTAGGCAGCCCAACCGAGGCGTTTGCCCTTGAATATGCAGCCAGTAATCCTCAGGTTGAGCTTCCACTGGCAGTAGGCCAGAGCTCGCTCCTTATCAGCTGGACGTCGGGCTGTTGCCATTTTGTGCCGGTATGCTGTGAAAATTTTGGCGATCGATGACTCAAATCTGAGAATGCTCTCGTGGCGAATGAGCACCTGGCTCCCCTCGATCTGGTACCCAAGAAAGCTAAAGGGGTCGGTTAGGCTTTCTACCTTGGACTTGGATCCCGGTTCAAAGCCATGCGGATTGAGCTTCAAGGCTTTCAATTCCGCGATGAGCTCATTAGCGGTTGAGCGCGCCACCCCTGCCGGTGCCAAGATCAGGATGTCGTCAACGTAACGCTTGTACCAAATCCCAGTCCGAGACTCGAAGAGAGTATCAATGCCTTGGAGCGCAATCTCTGCGAGCACATTGGAAATCGCAAGGCCTTGTGGAACGCCGACGGTAGGACGATCGGCTCCTTTACCTCCCCTGGATTCAGGCACCGTGGGCGTTGTGAGCGCGTCGGTAATCAGCTGTCTGAACTCGGGTTTCTGAATTTTTTTTCGCGTTGTGGCGGCGACCAGTTCGTGAGGAATGGATGGGTAGAAGCTTTTGAGATCAATTTTGGCGTATTCGGCATACACGCCGGAATTGAGCGCAGTTTTCAGGGAATCGATGACGGTCTGGGGGAGGGTGAGTTTCGCCATGGGGAAAACGTCAGATAGGCAATTGCACAACGCACGTAGGACGATTCTGTCTCTGGCGGTTGGAATGGATATCTGCCGAGGCGGCGACGAGGCCCCCTTGAGAATCAGTTTTTCCTTGTAGGCAGTGAAGCGATATTCACCCTGGTGAACCTTCTCAATGATGTGATCAAGCTCCGCGCTTAACTGTTTATCGAGGTTAGCCGGACGCATGCGGTCGAGGCCGATGGCCCCGGAGTTTTTGATTTTATCGGTGTAGATTTCCTGGAGACGCTTTCGGGTAAATACCTTTTTAAAGCTTCTCGCCGCGCTCATGGCTTGTTCCAGAAAGAATAGAGGCCTGCCAGTACCGGGAGTGCATAGAGCAACGCTGTGATCAGTAATCGCATCGTCAGCCAAAATACGGCAGCAAAGTATTCAAAGCCTGTGGGCATTCGAGTGGTGAGGCCGCTGGCAAAAACGCGTGCGATCCGATCATCGATTTCCCGATGATTTTCCGATTCAGCCAACAGTTCGTCATATCTGGTGACCTGTGCCGGCGTTGGCGCAGGGGATGTGGTGGTCGGTGAGCCATCAGGCAGTCCCCGATGGAGTTTCTGCAGCTCCAGATAGTTGGTGCGCATCAGCATTGCTCGGCCTCGAAAGTCGCGGTTCGCAACCGCAAGCGAAATGCCGAGCAAGGCAACCGAAAGAATCGTCGCCATGATGTCTGTGTCGGGGCCAAGGATAGTGCTGTGCCTGATGGTTAGCACCCCCAGCGCCGTGCTAAGGATCGCGTACCATACCAGCAAGAGTTGCGAGTGAAAGTCCAGCCACTCCAGGCGCTTGTGAGCCTGAATGCGTGCCTTGTAAGTGAACCAGACGCTGTCCTTTTTCACACACATCTCTCCATAGAAATTGGTGAAGGGGCGGGGGGATTTGAGTACCGTTGAACATCCCTTAGGGATCAGTGGGCCGAAACCCAACAGCCGAAGCTGTTAATTATCAGAACCGCCCTCGTTCGCACGAGAGGAAATACCCACCCCTTCGCGACTGATTCTACAGTGCCATTATGACGCGTGGAAGCCACCCAGTTACTCGACCTTTCTATTCCAGTGGTGTCCGATGGTTGACGTCGAAATCTCCAGCTGTGTCGCCACATCTTCCTGACTGAACCCCCTGGGCTTTTAGTGCCTGGACGGGCTGAATCGTTTCGACCCGTTTTTGGCGGTTTGCGGGTGCAGTGGCGGCTGCACATAGTCATTCAGATCTGAATCGAGGTACCTCAGTGAGAGGGGGCTAACGTCTACGTATGTCGGATGTCAGTGTTGTCAGCGGTAAGCTGGAAGTGGTCGGCCCATCGTCAAACAAGCCAGATGGCAGCGAATACACCTATCTGCGCATTGCCGAAAAAGACGGCAGCACCAAGCTCGTCAAAAAAGTCGGAGTAGGGCAGCTCATCGAGTCGTACATGCGACCGGGCATTGAGGGTGATTTTTACTTCGTGAAACTTGGTCGGCTGGGCTACATTCTTTTTGCAATCAAAAAGTCAGATGGCCAGAAAATCTATGAGGAGAATGGATTCAAGATGTGGATCGGCAAGATGCGGTTGAGCGCCGGTATGCTGGCCCTGCTCTTTATTCCGCTGAGCTTTGTGGGGCTGCTGATGGGTGGATGGCTGGGCATTATTGTCCCTGTAGGATTCATCTACGTGATGTGGAAACTTGCGGTGTCTTTCCCGAGAGTACTGAAGGAAAGCTTCCTTAAGTCCCAACTGACTCAGTTAGGATTCGGGAACTGACGTAGCGCAATTCGGAGCGTCTCGCGCCGCCGGCACCCCGATCCTTAAGCTGCGCCGGGTTGAGTTGTTCAATGGTCGCCAGGTTCACCAAGGCATGCCTGCTTTTGTGCGGGGTCGCTTCAAGATAAGCGGGCAGGGGATGTTCATTGACTGTTTCGCCGCCAATCACGGCCGGCGGGATTGCTCACCCAGGCTTTCTACTTTCCACATATCGCTCACCGTCGACCTCGGAATCCCGAGCTTCTCGATCGTGGCTTTCTGGCTCAGCCCTTGGCGTTTGCACTCTTGAACCGCAGCAAGTTTGTGCGCTCTCTCTTCAGCGCGCGAACTCTGCCCATCACCCTCGAAGTTGCGTAGCAGCTTCTCGATGCCTCCCAACTGCTCGAACTCATCGATCTCCCTTTGCGCCCGGACAAGCGCGTCAGCCGGCGAAATTCTGTCTCGGGCAGCAACGCAGAGCGCGAGAAGCGTAACCGGGTCGAGCTTGAGGGCGCGGGACAGCTCATCAAACTTGTTCAGGGTCGGTGAAGATTTCGCGTTTTCCATTAGCCAGAGGTGCTTACGATCACCTGCGTTCCCGAGATCTTGCTGAGAAAGGGCTCTGACCGATCGCGCAGCTTTTAGCGCCGCTGCTAAACCTTTGCTCAGTGACATCAGCATCCCTCGGAAAAGCGAGGATAGAGCCATGTTGATCAATCCGGAGCGACGGTATATATTCCCCGTCCGGATTATTCTGGGTCGGCGATCAATTTACTTGTGCTAGGTGACGCGCCCCCATGGATGACCGCGTTTCTCAGCGGCATGCCAATCAATATAGGTCTAAATCGAAGCTTAGCGGGGGGCCATGAAACTCTATATTTTGTCGGACTTGCATAATGAGTTTTCCCAGTTCACCCCACTCCCAACGGACGCCGACTTAGTCATCCTGGCCGGTGACATCGACATTCACGCCAGAGGGGTGACATGGGCGAACCAGACATTTTCGTGCCCTCTAATTTACGTATGTGGAAACCACGAATTTTACAAAGGCCACATTGACCGCACGCTCCAAAAAATGAGAGACGCTGCGGCACCTCACGTACACATTCTTGAAAACGAGGTTTTTGTTTGGCAGCAAATTCGTTTCCTCGGCACGACTGGGTGGACTGATTTCACCTCCACCGGGGACGTTGTAGCTGCCTCACGAACAGCTGCTGAGTGCATGAACGATTTCCGAGTCATTCGAGCAGATACTTCTTACCGTCGTCTTCGGCCAGATGATGTCTCAAGTCGAAATAAGGCGGCGTACGAATGGTTAAGCCAAGAGCTTGAAAAGCCTTTTGACGGTAAGACCGTGGTCATTACTCACCACGCGCCAACACCATCAGTTGCTGGCGATATGACTGATGGCCACCTAAATGCAGCCTATTCAAACCATTGGCCAAACCTGATAGAAAAGGCGGATATGTGGGTATTTGGACACACGCATCGAGCTGTTGATATCGAGCTCACCGGGTGCAGACTGATCTCAAATCCACGAGGTTATCCAGGGGAAGAAACTGGCTTTCAGGCTGGTTTTGAGGTGCAGATTTAATAACCTTTTCTGTGATTAATCGAAATGATCCGATGTATAGCAGGTACATGATCAAAACGTACGGAGCGACGCTTGCCGACTTCCGTTTTTCACGTCTGCCTACTGTGATATTGAACGCCAGAAAAGCCATACCAGACTACGACATCGTTGGGTTTCTAGCCTGTGCGCTTGAGCGGCCGCCCCGTATGACGGGTTTGATGTTTTGTGACCATAGGAATCGGTTTCCTGAAGGACTTCCTGCGCACACACCTCCCATCGAAAAGCGCTATTACCGCGATGGTTACCTGGTCGTCCAAGCCGAGGGCGGTGGGCTTTACGTGATAGCTCACTGGTGGTTTGAGAACGGCGCCATCGGCCCCTTTTGTTCGGTTCAATAATGCCTAGATATTTTAAGTTGTTAGAGACCCACCAGTCCCCGGTAGAGACGAAAGCGGTCGGTATGCCGGCAAGCGTCCAGCGTGCCATCAACACCAATTTTAAGGTGCCGATCACGGGCTACCTTTCTTGCGTAATCTCAGATGCTGCTATTGGATGTCTGGTAGGCATCGTTTTTCGGGAGAGCCGAGGACGATTCGAAGACGGTGCGACTATTCGTACTTCCACGCTGATCAGTTGTACCGATCATGGGGGCTACAAGCTATTTGAGACCATTGGCGGCAGCAGGTACGTGGTATGCGACTGGGCGCTGGAGGGCGGGAGTCCTCGATTTGAAGGCGTGCTTCATTAAATTTGTAGGCCGTTATTTGTTGAGGTTGGAGAGGAAAAACGGTGTCTTGGATGCCTAAACACAATGGGGATATTGATTGTGAAGTTACGGTTCAGATCAAAGCCTTAAAGACACTGACTGTAGTTGATGGTGCGTTTCGATTGATCCATCAGAAGTACTTAATCAGCCGAGCTATTTGGATCAGCGTGCTCCCCTTGCCGCTATGGTGCGCAACTCGCAGCAACAGGCCCGTGAAGCGATGCTGAACAGGGATGCAGTTGATTTAATGAGTACAGAAGCACTCGTCAAAAACTATCTCATTGACTCTTATGCAGTCGTGCCGCGACGGTGTTTACGGTAAGCAAGCGGAAGCTGATTTGCGTTACTTTTTCGTGAAGAAGGATGCACAGTTATGACTAGTGAATTGCAGGAAGTGACGGAATTATTGTTCGGTGCTGGTGAGCCTGCTTTAGGTTTTGAAGACGATCAAGTACAGGCGGAAGCCGAAGCAATCCTCCGCTCCTTCGGGAAAGCTTATTGTTTGGTGAAAAACTGGATACTCATAGAGGTCGAAGTTTCTGACGATTATCGTGATGCGCTGGAGGCCGATGGATTCTCGCCTCACGTCTTATACGCGGCAAATGTAGTCCTTCACAGTGCAGGTAAACGATCATCAGGAGACTGGGTACGCAGCACTTTTCAACGTGCTTTCTCACTGGGGTACGTGTTCGAAACGCGGAACACGATCTACTTGCTTATGGGCGCCGGCCTGCAAAAGAAGGCAAGTCCTAAAACGGTCTTGGCGATAGTCGAGTGAGCGTGTTGAGTGACCTCAACACGACGTCAATCACCACAAGCTTTCATGGCGGAAATCACTGTTTTTGCGAACCAATAGGAAAGATTTTGGAAGATGAATTAATAGGCGAGCTTTTATTCGGGCCAGCTTGGATATTGAGCGGTTCAGCGCTCAGTGACGAACAGCTCATACGGGCGACGTCTGAAACTTTTCCGGGTCGATCATTCTGCATTGTGAAAGTTTGGATGCTCATCGACGTCATGCTAACTGACCGGCACGCTCAGTTAGTTAAAAATGACGGACTGATCTCAACAGTGCTTTATGCCAATACAATTATCTACGCGGTTGATGCGCAGGGTGATACATCGCATGGCGTTCTATCGGGTTTTCAGCGCAGTCACGAAGACTGCTTTTTTGAGACAGAGGACATGATTTATATCCTCGGGGGACGTGGGGCCCGGAAACAGGCCGGTGTTGCTGAAGTTTTTGCTCTGGCACAGAAGTGCGGGGCTGAACTCTGGAGAGGTTATGACTGACGATCTATTACCGATATTGCGAAAACGCTATCCTGCGATTTTGGGCGACCCGCTGCTTCGTGAAATTGGTTGTTTGCCAGGTTGGTCGCCACTTCTGGATGACCTCTGCAAGGCGCTCCAAGGTCATCGCGATGCGCATCCCGAGCTTCCGGCGGTCAGGGTGGTACGCATAAAGGAAAAATGGGGCGAGCTCCGATTCATTTACGGTGGTGGGGACAAGGTTTGCCGGGAACAGGTGGACAAAGCC includes:
- a CDS encoding XRE family transcriptional regulator, producing MALSSLFRGMLMSLSKGLAAALKAARSVRALSQQDLGNAGDRKHLWLMENAKSSPTLNKFDELSRALKLDPVTLLALCVAARDRISPADALVRAQREIDEFEQLGGIEKLLRNFEGDGQSSRAEERAHKLAAVQECKRQGLSQKATIEKLGIPRSTVSDMWKVESLGEQSRRP
- a CDS encoding DUF6957 family protein, whose amino-acid sequence is MTSELQEVTELLFGAGEPALGFEDDQVQAEAEAILRSFGKAYCLVKNWILIEVEVSDDYRDALEADGFSPHVLYAANVVLHSAGKRSSGDWVRSTFQRAFSLGYVFETRNTIYLLMGAGLQKKASPKTVLAIVE
- a CDS encoding restriction endonuclease, with protein sequence MIVEDFGDLYAELYQYFHAHPDRLYNLHHREFEILLYRIFQSLGFEAEVGPGSGDGGVDVKLLQRGPLGDTLAYVQAKRYSPSRPIGLEAVAALRGVVANDGVDRGIFVTTSRYLPSAVTFAHRSSGVLELKTSTDVAQWCHQAQGGGVRDKSMLVSDANLLSVLRDVNAGHGNHVVHAHGRYSTISNVFALVLRETLHAALLMRLPKQITGQDDHGLEGHEVPVLNDQILTVKNFGTVFRAKRTVDDRGRIAYWDGRHHFETWDRRPTFFSNLD
- a CDS encoding 3'-5' exonuclease — encoded protein: MVEHHYDAGRSILVLYRKRDTKKDAETKLSRVIERVREDKRSKEIKFLTYHSSKGLQADAVFLLGDCEVTTSSPSRNDFYAQAGMANPGEPCGYDRAQQQEALRTAYVAITRAITYCYWYISWDEKVPASEKASRYIKVDQPYWNVVTPRPAPPSDGIKRKAVKGR
- a CDS encoding reverse transcriptase domain-containing protein translates to MSAARSFKKVFTRKRLQEIYTDKIKNSGAIGLDRMRPANLDKQLSAELDHIIEKVHQGEYRFTAYKEKLILKGASSPPRQISIPTARDRIVLRALCNCLSDVFPMAKLTLPQTVIDSLKTALNSGVYAEYAKIDLKSFYPSIPHELVAATTRKKIQKPEFRQLITDALTTPTVPESRGGKGADRPTVGVPQGLAISNVLAEIALQGIDTLFESRTGIWYKRYVDDILILAPAGVARSTANELIAELKALKLNPHGFEPGSKSKVESLTDPFSFLGYQIEGSQVLIRHESILRFESSIAKIFTAYRHKMATARRPADKERALAYCQWKLNLRITGCIFKGKRLGWAAYFCQITTTSQLRAINHTVRKLRDRFCPSGEIHPKSLIKTFYELQRGMKANNGYIPNLDALTINQKREKLTMWLGNDALKLSDAEVERRFEIKASKAVRELEEDIAQTS
- a CDS encoding DUF6957 family protein; this encodes MSDLNTTSITTSFHGGNHCFCEPIGKILEDELIGELLFGPAWILSGSALSDEQLIRATSETFPGRSFCIVKVWMLIDVMLTDRHAQLVKNDGLISTVLYANTIIYAVDAQGDTSHGVLSGFQRSHEDCFFETEDMIYILGGRGARKQAGVAEVFALAQKCGAELWRGYD
- a CDS encoding SLATT domain-containing protein; its protein translation is MKKDSVWFTYKARIQAHKRLEWLDFHSQLLLVWYAILSTALGVLTIRHSTILGPDTDIMATILSVALLGISLAVANRDFRGRAMLMRTNYLELQKLHRGLPDGSPTTTSPAPTPAQVTRYDELLAESENHREIDDRIARVFASGLTTRMPTGFEYFAAVFWLTMRLLITALLYALPVLAGLYSFWNKP
- a CDS encoding metallophosphoesterase, whose translation is MKLYILSDLHNEFSQFTPLPTDADLVILAGDIDIHARGVTWANQTFSCPLIYVCGNHEFYKGHIDRTLQKMRDAAAPHVHILENEVFVWQQIRFLGTTGWTDFTSTGDVVAASRTAAECMNDFRVIRADTSYRRLRPDDVSSRNKAAYEWLSQELEKPFDGKTVVITHHAPTPSVAGDMTDGHLNAAYSNHWPNLIEKADMWVFGHTHRAVDIELTGCRLISNPRGYPGEETGFQAGFEVQI